One window from the genome of Malus domestica chromosome 01, GDT2T_hap1 encodes:
- the LOC103406997 gene encoding uncharacterized protein isoform X2: MAMFVGGKFQLASNPRINQNANHSLEGNINPRRLPHHLRLPPRRLISLSVQSQYVNGASGTSVSSLYSETLGSPSLSQTSLLHLPQWNLTHRHIVFLNVVACAVAVSATWLLCSAIPALLAFKRAAQSLEKLMDVIREELPDTMAAVRLSGMEISDLTMELSDLGQEITQGVRSSTRAVRVAEERLRRLTNMAPSGSKSEN, from the exons ATGGCAATGTTCGTGGGTGGGAAATTTCAGCTGGCGAGTAACCCTAGGATTAACCAAAACGCCAACCACAGCCTGGAGGGCAACATAAACCCTCGCCGTCTGCCCCACCATCTCAGGCTGCCGCCTCGACGGCTCATCTCACTGTCCGTGCAGTCGCAGTATGTTAACGGAGCATCTGGGACGTCAGTTTCATCGCTTTACTCTGAAACCCTCGGATCTCCATCACTTTCTCAGACTTCACTTCTTCACCTCCCTCAGTGGAACCTCACCCACCGGCACATCGTCTTCCTCAATGTCGTTGCTTGCGCA GTAGCAGTTTCCGCGACGTGGCTCTTATGCTCTGCGATCCCCGCCCTACTG GCTTTCAAGAGGGCAGCTCAATCACTTGAAAAACTGATGGATGTTATTAGGGAAGAGCTTCCCGACACAATGGCTGCTGTTCGTTTATCCGGAATGGAGATTAGTGACCTCACTATGGAGCTCAGCGATCTTGG ACAGGAAATTACACAAGGCGTTAGAAGTTCCACTCGAGCTGTTCGCGTGGCCGAGGAGAGGTTGCGCCGCTTGACAAACATGGCTCCATCAG GTAGTAAGTCAGAAAACTGA
- the LOC103406997 gene encoding uncharacterized protein isoform X1, which yields MAMFVGGKFQLASNPRINQNANHSLEGNINPRRLPHHLRLPPRRLISLSVQSQYVNGASGTSVSSLYSETLGSPSLSQTSLLHLPQWNLTHRHIVFLNVVACAVAVSATWLLCSAIPALLAFKRAAQSLEKLMDVIREELPDTMAAVRLSGMEISDLTMELSDLGQEITQGVRSSTRAVRVAEERLRRLTNMAPSASAQVVSQKTEVPGPVLAKTARGIREGIVKGHALWQMFFTLTRFSRLALNCITNRTK from the exons ATGGCAATGTTCGTGGGTGGGAAATTTCAGCTGGCGAGTAACCCTAGGATTAACCAAAACGCCAACCACAGCCTGGAGGGCAACATAAACCCTCGCCGTCTGCCCCACCATCTCAGGCTGCCGCCTCGACGGCTCATCTCACTGTCCGTGCAGTCGCAGTATGTTAACGGAGCATCTGGGACGTCAGTTTCATCGCTTTACTCTGAAACCCTCGGATCTCCATCACTTTCTCAGACTTCACTTCTTCACCTCCCTCAGTGGAACCTCACCCACCGGCACATCGTCTTCCTCAATGTCGTTGCTTGCGCA GTAGCAGTTTCCGCGACGTGGCTCTTATGCTCTGCGATCCCCGCCCTACTG GCTTTCAAGAGGGCAGCTCAATCACTTGAAAAACTGATGGATGTTATTAGGGAAGAGCTTCCCGACACAATGGCTGCTGTTCGTTTATCCGGAATGGAGATTAGTGACCTCACTATGGAGCTCAGCGATCTTGG ACAGGAAATTACACAAGGCGTTAGAAGTTCCACTCGAGCTGTTCGCGTGGCCGAGGAGAGGTTGCGCCGCTTGACAAACATGGCTCCATCAG CATCGGCGCAGGTAGTAAGTCAGAAAACTGAGGTGCCAGGGCCCGTTTTGGCTAAAACTGCAAGAGGCATACGGGAGGGGATCGTTAAGGGTCATGCTCTATGGCAAATGTTTTTCACTCTTACCCGGTTTTCTAGGTTGGCACTTAACTGTATAACAAATCGAACTAAGTAG